A single Paraburkholderia sp. FT54 DNA region contains:
- a CDS encoding acyltransferase — MTASALPLAPSHSRRIVQLDGLRAIAVLAVFAQHALKAPLWMGVDLFFVLSGFLITGILLERKARQQSYFGYFYARRARRILPSYVLLMVVSSMLFGLGWAQHWQWYAFFATNIGDALNQSGHDSLNVLWSLAVEEQFYIFWPFVILLVPERVLGYVAAALVLLVPVLRAVATPWFDSFWPIYYLTPFRMDLLAAGALLAVAVRRDRHALEPFKGLAVLGFFAALAVLAWLHLHFPRFRAANTPLSNAALYSVSLVLCTSVVVIALQSKGIVKRLLCNPVLVYIGTISYTVYLIHLSVLYALWPLHLNRVVTAALALAITLVYASITWFAFEKRLIFGSAGNAHAHGQATTGGSVSTAPQSRA, encoded by the coding sequence ATGACTGCCAGCGCACTGCCCCTAGCGCCTTCCCACTCCCGCCGCATCGTGCAGCTCGACGGCTTGCGCGCCATCGCCGTGCTCGCCGTATTCGCGCAGCACGCCTTGAAGGCGCCGCTGTGGATGGGCGTCGATCTGTTTTTTGTTTTGAGCGGTTTTCTGATTACCGGCATCCTGCTCGAGCGCAAGGCGCGTCAGCAGTCGTATTTCGGCTATTTCTACGCACGCCGCGCGCGCCGAATCCTGCCGTCCTATGTGCTGCTGATGGTGGTGTCGTCGATGTTGTTCGGGCTCGGCTGGGCGCAGCACTGGCAGTGGTATGCGTTCTTCGCGACCAATATCGGCGACGCGCTCAACCAGAGCGGTCACGACAGCCTGAATGTGCTCTGGTCGCTCGCCGTCGAAGAGCAGTTCTATATTTTCTGGCCTTTCGTGATCCTGCTCGTACCCGAGCGTGTGCTCGGCTACGTGGCGGCTGCCTTGGTCCTGTTGGTGCCCGTGCTGCGCGCGGTGGCCACGCCCTGGTTCGATTCGTTCTGGCCGATCTATTACCTGACGCCGTTCCGCATGGACCTGCTCGCGGCAGGCGCGCTGCTGGCGGTCGCCGTGCGGCGTGACCGCCATGCGCTCGAGCCGTTCAAAGGCCTCGCCGTGCTGGGATTTTTTGCGGCGCTGGCCGTGCTCGCCTGGCTGCATCTGCACTTTCCGCGCTTTCGCGCGGCGAATACGCCGCTGTCGAACGCGGCGCTCTACAGCGTTTCACTGGTGCTTTGTACTTCCGTCGTGGTCATCGCCCTGCAAAGCAAGGGCATCGTCAAACGGCTGTTGTGCAATCCCGTGCTGGTCTATATCGGCACCATCAGCTACACGGTTTATCTGATTCACCTGAGCGTGCTGTACGCGCTGTGGCCGCTGCATCTGAACCGTGTTGTCACCGCCGCGCTCGCGCTCGCGATCACGCTCGTGTACGCCAGCATCACGTGGTTCGCATTCGAGAAACGCCTGATATTCGGCTCGGCGGGCAACGCGCATGCACATGGGCAAGCCACGACAGGCGGCAGCGTCAGCACCGCGCCGCAAAGCCGCGCATGA
- a CDS encoding SGNH/GDSL hydrolase family protein, with amino-acid sequence MKCLKRRAWLAASVCAVASLLASAALAATPGPRSPVLIEAYGDSTTLGITCRDGHCGPQALNAVSYLQDELQARHGEQVRVTNYGVGNTMATQLRDGTGNRRAGPTAGLPWRERLAASPAQIVLINYGINEVMQNQTPEQFYAAETTLVKTARALGKQPVLQTANPMPDNRLNARLAAMAAMTRRVAAEQQVPLVDQFAYISALPDWKTLMSDGAHPKPDLYRLKAEQDFQVVEPLVRRLLNGTS; translated from the coding sequence ATGAAGTGCCTGAAACGCCGTGCATGGCTCGCTGCAAGCGTATGCGCGGTTGCATCGCTGCTGGCATCGGCCGCGCTCGCCGCGACGCCGGGTCCGCGATCGCCAGTGCTGATCGAGGCCTACGGTGATTCGACGACGCTTGGCATTACCTGCCGCGACGGTCATTGCGGCCCGCAGGCGCTAAACGCCGTGTCGTATTTGCAAGACGAGTTACAGGCACGCCACGGCGAACAGGTGCGTGTCACGAATTACGGTGTGGGCAACACGATGGCGACGCAACTGCGCGACGGCACGGGCAATCGCCGCGCCGGACCGACGGCGGGTTTGCCGTGGCGGGAACGGCTCGCCGCCTCGCCCGCGCAGATCGTGCTGATCAACTACGGCATCAACGAAGTGATGCAGAACCAGACGCCCGAGCAGTTCTACGCAGCCGAAACGACGCTCGTGAAAACCGCACGCGCGCTCGGCAAGCAGCCGGTATTGCAGACCGCGAACCCGATGCCGGACAACCGGCTCAACGCGCGGCTCGCCGCGATGGCCGCGATGACGCGCCGTGTGGCCGCCGAGCAGCAGGTGCCGCTCGTCGACCAGTTTGCCTACATCAGCGCTCTGCCCGACTGGAAGACGCTGATGTCCGACGGCGCGCATCCCAAGCCGGATTTGTACCGGCTCAAGGCCGAACAGGATTTTCAGGTCGTCGAACCATTGGTGCGGCGGCTGTTGAACGGCACATCCTGA
- the gmd gene encoding GDP-mannose 4,6-dehydratase: MSQPRKAIITGVSGQDGAYLTKLLLDKGYIVTGTYRRTSSVNFWRMRELGVLDHPNLRLVEHDLTDLGSTLRLLEGAQADELYNLAAQSFVGVSFDQPVTTAEVTGIGALNLLEGIRILNSKMRYYQASTSEMFGLVQAVPQREDTPFYPRSPYGVAKLFAHWSTINYRESYGLFASSGILFNHESPLRGREFVTRKITDTVAKIKLGKQDVLELGNLSAKRDWGFALEYVEGMWRMLQADEPDTFVLATGRTETVRDFVRMAFAAAGYQLEWSGKEERESGIDVATGKTLVRVNPKFYRPAEVDLLIGCADKAHEKLGWKPETTLEQLCHMMVHADLGRNEHHETF; encoded by the coding sequence ATGAGCCAACCACGCAAAGCGATCATCACCGGCGTATCCGGACAGGACGGCGCCTATCTGACCAAACTGCTGCTCGACAAGGGCTATATCGTGACCGGCACTTACCGGCGCACGAGCTCCGTCAACTTTTGGCGCATGCGTGAACTCGGCGTGCTCGATCATCCGAATCTGCGTCTGGTCGAACACGACCTGACCGACCTCGGCTCGACGCTGCGCCTGCTCGAAGGCGCGCAGGCCGACGAGCTGTACAACCTCGCCGCACAGAGCTTCGTGGGCGTCTCGTTCGACCAGCCCGTGACCACCGCCGAAGTGACCGGCATCGGCGCGCTGAATCTGCTCGAAGGCATCCGCATCCTGAATTCGAAGATGCGTTACTACCAGGCGTCGACGTCGGAAATGTTCGGCCTCGTGCAGGCCGTCCCGCAACGCGAGGACACGCCCTTCTATCCGCGCAGCCCGTACGGCGTCGCCAAGCTGTTCGCGCACTGGTCGACGATCAATTATCGCGAGTCGTACGGTCTCTTTGCGAGCAGCGGGATTCTGTTCAATCACGAGTCGCCGCTGCGCGGCCGCGAATTCGTCACCCGCAAGATCACCGACACCGTCGCCAAGATCAAGCTCGGCAAGCAGGACGTCCTCGAGCTCGGCAACCTGAGCGCGAAACGCGACTGGGGCTTCGCGCTGGAATACGTGGAAGGCATGTGGCGCATGCTGCAAGCCGACGAACCCGACACCTTCGTGCTCGCCACCGGCCGCACCGAAACGGTCCGCGATTTCGTCCGCATGGCGTTCGCGGCCGCGGGTTATCAACTCGAATGGTCGGGCAAGGAAGAGCGCGAATCCGGTATCGATGTCGCCACCGGCAAGACACTGGTGCGCGTGAATCCGAAGTTCTATCGCCCGGCCGAAGTGGACCTGCTGATCGGCTGCGCCGACAAGGCTCACGAAAAACTCGGCTGGAAGCCGGAAACCACGCTGGAACAGTTGTGCCACATGATGGTTCATGCGGATCTGGGACGTAACGAGCATCACGAGACGTTCTGA
- a CDS encoding YdcH family protein, which produces MFPEYRDLISRLKTEDAHFSRLFELHNELDHRIHNMETNVTPADNVTIETLKKKKLLLKDQLYGVLRKAATAA; this is translated from the coding sequence ATGTTTCCCGAATATCGCGACCTGATCTCCCGCCTCAAAACGGAAGACGCCCACTTTTCCCGCCTTTTTGAACTTCATAACGAGTTGGATCACCGCATCCACAACATGGAAACCAACGTCACGCCCGCTGACAACGTGACGATCGAAACCCTGAAGAAGAAAAAGCTCCTGCTGAAGGATCAGCTTTACGGCGTGCTGAGAAAGGCAGCCACCGCCGCCTGA
- the ppk2 gene encoding polyphosphate kinase 2, which translates to MASHAARAASAVERNETSRAVEAANALIFNGMESVLAAPASARSEAGSMLSTIKALMDGLSPDEARALRAQLIEGNPAAWHAGTARHPDDELSPALREGGYPYRNLMSRRAYEKQKYRLQVELLKLQAWVRETGQRVVILFEGRDAAGKGGTIKRFMEHLNPRGARVVALEKPSESERGQWYFQRYVQHLPTAGEIVLFDRSWYNRAGVERVMGFCSAQEYGEFMQQVPEFERHLARSGTHIVKFWFSVSREEQRRRFEERQVHPLKQWKLSPVDLASLDKWDEYTQAKEAMFAQTDTADAPWTVIRSDCKKRARLNAMRYVLHKLPYANRDVESIGMVDPLIVGRAM; encoded by the coding sequence CTGGCCAGTCACGCCGCGCGGGCGGCAAGCGCGGTCGAGCGCAATGAAACCAGCCGCGCCGTGGAGGCGGCCAATGCCTTGATCTTCAACGGCATGGAGAGCGTGCTCGCCGCGCCGGCGTCCGCCAGAAGTGAGGCCGGCAGCATGTTGAGCACCATCAAGGCGCTGATGGACGGCCTCTCGCCAGACGAAGCCCGCGCGCTACGCGCGCAATTAATCGAAGGCAATCCGGCCGCCTGGCATGCGGGCACCGCGCGCCATCCAGACGACGAACTGTCGCCCGCCCTGCGCGAGGGCGGCTATCCGTACCGCAACCTGATGTCGCGCCGCGCGTACGAAAAACAGAAATACCGGCTGCAAGTCGAGTTGCTGAAGTTGCAGGCATGGGTGCGCGAAACCGGCCAGCGCGTCGTGATTCTCTTCGAGGGGCGCGACGCGGCCGGCAAGGGCGGCACGATCAAACGCTTCATGGAACACCTGAATCCGCGCGGTGCACGGGTCGTCGCACTGGAAAAGCCGAGCGAATCCGAACGCGGCCAGTGGTATTTCCAGCGCTATGTCCAGCATCTGCCCACTGCGGGCGAGATCGTCCTGTTCGACCGTTCGTGGTACAACCGCGCCGGCGTCGAGCGGGTCATGGGCTTCTGTTCCGCGCAGGAATACGGCGAATTCATGCAGCAGGTGCCCGAGTTCGAGCGGCACCTCGCGCGCAGCGGCACCCATATCGTGAAGTTCTGGTTTTCGGTGAGCCGCGAGGAACAGCGCCGCCGCTTCGAGGAGCGCCAGGTTCATCCGCTCAAGCAATGGAAGCTCAGCCCCGTGGATCTGGCCTCGCTCGACAAGTGGGACGAATACACGCAGGCCAAGGAAGCGATGTTCGCGCAAACCGACACCGCCGACGCGCCGTGGACCGTGATTCGCTCCGATTGCAAGAAACGCGCGCGCCTCAATGCAATGCGCTACGTGCTGCATAAACTGCCCTATGCGAATCGCGATGTCGAGTCGATTGGCATGGTGGATCCGTTGATCGTCGGCCGGGCGATGTGA